In Crinalium epipsammum PCC 9333, the genomic window AGTACCCTTAGCTCAAGGAGTATTAGCAGGCTTACTCAACTTTATTCCCAATATTGGTCCAACTTTCAGCGTAGTACTGCCAATGGCAATCTCGTTGTTAGATGCTCCTTGGAAAGCTGGCGCTGTGTTTATCGTCTACTTCTTAATTCAGCAATTTGAAACTAATTTACTCACGCCTTATGTGATGGCGCAACAAGTATCTTTACTTCCAGCAGTCACATTACTAGCTCAAGTATTCTTTGCGACATTCTTTGGAATTTTAGGTTTTTTATTAGCTCTGCCTCTAACAGTTGTCGGTCAAGTTTGGGTACAAGAAGTGCTTGTAAAAGATGTTTTGGATCAATGGAATACCAAACAAGAAAACGAAAGAGAATTAGTTGTAGTTTCCGACTCTTTGCAACCTGATGAATTTAGAGAAACAACTGATACTGAGATCCAATCCTAAGTCTAACTTGAGCCATACATTGGTCACAATTAATTTGATATCTATTGTGGGCTAATTGATAATTGTTAATTGATGATTGTTAATTGATTTATGCGTACAATAGCTGAAATTAATGATAAGATTACCCGCAACTGTGCAGTAGTTTGGACAGTAGAAGAATTAAAAGCGCGGGTAGCAGAAATTGGTGTAACTCAGGCGGCAAAGCAAGTAGATGTAATTACTACAGGCACATTTGAGCCAATGGAGTCATCAGGAGCAATTATTAACCTGGGACACACTGACCCACCAATCAAAATTCGCTCCTGTTGGTTGGATGGTGTTTCTGCTTATGCAGGTTTTGGAGCGGTAGATTTGTATTTAGGGGCAACTCAAGTAGTTGAATATTCTAGTACAGGTGAAGTGCTAGATCTTCGCACAACAAATGGAACAGCTAGAGAGCAACGTGGTGGCGGTCATGTAATCGAAGATTTAATTGCTGGTAAATCTGTACAATTACGAGCTATAGGACAGGTGACAGATTGTTATCCAAGAGCATCATTTGATACAACTATTAGCCGCGACACAATTAACCAGTTTTATTTATATAATCCCCGCAACCTCTACCAAAATTTTATTGTGGGTGTCAATGGAGGCGATCGCCCTCTATTTACCTATCTAGGTCCTTTACAACCAAGGTTAGGAAATGCTGTCTACTCCAACACAGGAGCCATTTCACCTCTACTCAACGATCCAGATCTTAACCTCATAGGTATTGGAACCCGCATCTTCTTAGGAGGCGGTATTGGCTATGTTGCTTGGGAAGGAACTCAGCACTTTCCTTTACAAAAACGCCTACCCAACCATACCCCAGTAGGACCCGCAGCAACTGTGGCACTTATGGGGGATGCTAAACAAATGGATCGTAAATGGGTACGCGGTTGCTACTTTAAAAATTACGGACCTTCCCTAATGTTGGGTGTAGGTGTGCCACTTCCTGTATTACAAGAAGAAGTTGTTGCCCGTTGTGCCGTCAAAGATCAGGATATAGTTGCACCAGTAGTAGATTTTTCTATCCCCAGGCGCGTCCGTCCGACTTTTGGTTTAGTAAGTTATGCCCAGCTTAAAAGTGGTCGAATTACGATTGAAGGCAAACCTGTACGCGCCGCACCATTAGCAAGTATGTATCTATCTAATCAAGTAGCGCGGGAATTAAAGCAATGGATCGAAGCAGGAACATTCACCCTAACCGAAGCAGTTGCTCATCTACCAATGGATAGATCTTTTTTACCTCAAGACCGATGGGGATCTGCGATCGCACTGGAATAATCTAGCAGGGAGCAGAGGGGCAGAGGGGCAGAGGGGCAGAGGAAGCAGAGGAAGATAAGGATAATATTCTTCCTGACTTCTGAGTTCTAACTCCTCTCTCCTCTCTCCTCCCTCCTCTCTCCTCCCTCCTCTCTCCTCCCTCCTCCCCTTTACTGTGGACGCGACTTTTTAATAGGTTTAGCCAAAGGTTCACTGCGTTTAACTGGCTTTTCTATTGCTGAAGAACCAGCAACTCTTGGTGGCGAGAAAGGTCTTTTGCCACCTGTACCTGGACGACCTTTGCCTTTGCCTTTGAAAGAGCTTCGGGGCTTTGGCGGACGTAGAGAGCCAATATCTTGCCCCGACTGAATTACTAGAGCATCGCCC contains:
- a CDS encoding homocysteine biosynthesis protein; this translates as MRTIAEINDKITRNCAVVWTVEELKARVAEIGVTQAAKQVDVITTGTFEPMESSGAIINLGHTDPPIKIRSCWLDGVSAYAGFGAVDLYLGATQVVEYSSTGEVLDLRTTNGTAREQRGGGHVIEDLIAGKSVQLRAIGQVTDCYPRASFDTTISRDTINQFYLYNPRNLYQNFIVGVNGGDRPLFTYLGPLQPRLGNAVYSNTGAISPLLNDPDLNLIGIGTRIFLGGGIGYVAWEGTQHFPLQKRLPNHTPVGPAATVALMGDAKQMDRKWVRGCYFKNYGPSLMLGVGVPLPVLQEEVVARCAVKDQDIVAPVVDFSIPRRVRPTFGLVSYAQLKSGRITIEGKPVRAAPLASMYLSNQVARELKQWIEAGTFTLTEAVAHLPMDRSFLPQDRWGSAIALE